A DNA window from Selenomonas sp. oral taxon 126 contains the following coding sequences:
- a CDS encoding glycosyltransferase family 2 protein, protein MKLAVIILTHNEERHIEACIRSASFADEILVIDDDSTDHTTELARAAGARVISHPLAGDFAGQRNFALTQTDADWVLYVDADERVNEGTEAEMRRVMAENARAVYEIKRINVAFGQRMYYGGHRPDYPRRFFPRDAVRWEGLVHERTVSDLPVRRLKGSLLHYTYTDWDRYFQKFNQYTTLMAERQYADGKRASFLKILLDPPFAFFRFYILQRGFLDGRLGFILAMTHGFYTMVKYIKLHYMETDSDSLTSFRSA, encoded by the coding sequence GTGAAACTTGCCGTTATCATTCTCACGCACAATGAGGAGCGGCACATCGAGGCGTGCATTCGGAGCGCCTCGTTTGCCGATGAGATTCTCGTTATCGACGATGACAGCACAGATCACACGACGGAGCTGGCACGGGCGGCGGGTGCGCGTGTCATTTCACATCCTCTGGCAGGAGACTTTGCGGGACAGCGCAACTTCGCGCTCACGCAGACGGATGCAGACTGGGTACTCTACGTGGATGCGGATGAACGTGTGAACGAGGGGACGGAGGCGGAAATGCGCCGTGTGATGGCGGAGAATGCGCGCGCCGTGTACGAGATCAAGCGGATCAACGTCGCATTTGGGCAGCGGATGTACTACGGCGGTCACCGACCGGACTATCCGCGCCGTTTCTTCCCACGCGATGCCGTGCGCTGGGAGGGGCTCGTGCACGAGCGTACGGTGTCCGATCTCCCCGTTCGCCGCCTGAAGGGAAGTCTCCTGCACTATACCTATACGGACTGGGATCGGTATTTTCAGAAATTCAATCAGTATACGACCCTCATGGCGGAGCGTCAGTATGCAGACGGAAAGCGGGCCTCGTTCCTCAAGATTTTACTTGATCCGCCGTTTGCGTTCTTTCGTTTTTATATTCTGCAGCGCGGCTTCCTCGACGGGCGGCTTGGTTTTATCCTCGCTATGACGCATGGTTTTTATACGATGGTGAAATATATCAAGCTGCATTATATGGAAACGGATTCTGATTCCTTGACATCATTTCGGTCTGCATAG
- the rfaE2 gene encoding D-glycero-beta-D-manno-heptose 1-phosphate adenylyltransferase: MLIPSERIEEYAAILRAAGMRVVFTNGCFDILHAGHARYLAAARALGDVLILGLNSDASVRRLKGETRPVNSEVDRAEVVGALKSVDAVVIFGEDTAEELIAKVRPAVYAKGGDYTRETLPEARIVERYGGEVAFIPLVAGKSTTSIIERAGRK, from the coding sequence ATGCTGATTCCTAGCGAGCGGATTGAGGAATACGCGGCGATCCTGCGTGCGGCGGGTATGCGCGTCGTCTTTACGAACGGCTGCTTTGACATCCTGCACGCGGGTCACGCCCGCTATCTCGCGGCGGCGCGGGCGCTCGGCGATGTGCTCATCCTCGGGCTGAACAGCGACGCGTCCGTGCGCCGTCTGAAGGGCGAAACGCGCCCCGTGAATAGTGAGGTGGATCGTGCGGAGGTCGTGGGCGCATTGAAATCGGTGGACGCGGTCGTCATCTTTGGCGAGGATACGGCGGAGGAGCTGATTGCAAAGGTGCGCCCTGCGGTGTATGCGAAGGGCGGCGACTACACGCGCGAGACGCTGCCCGAGGCGCGCATTGTCGAGCGCTACGGCGGCGAGGTCGCCTTTATCCCGCTTGTGGCGGGGAAATCTACGACGAGCATTATCGAGCGGGCGGGGCGGAAGTAG
- the waaF gene encoding lipopolysaccharide heptosyltransferase II gives MKNILVVKLSAIGDVIHALPVSYAIKERFPEAHLTWVVEKPAYPILEDNPYIDDIILFEKAKFRSVSGFLHEIGPFRRRLRARRYNASLDLQGLFKSAAIVWNAGARQRVGTANMREGAHLVSRPVRGAHAAGHIVERYLDVARALGCTVDEVRFPVAVSERDRAAAEALLAREGVQDGRAFVAFAIGANWPNKRWPVEHFAALADRLYRAHYVPILVGGGRLDETLAQDIMAASEIPPVNLVGRTNLKQLAHIFTRAALVLGGDTGPVHLAAGLGTPTVMLMGPTDANRNGPYGQQENAIEVDRPCRACWKRACPKGLDCLAAITPEMVVERMRPLLSR, from the coding sequence ATGAAGAACATCTTGGTTGTCAAACTGAGCGCAATCGGCGATGTGATTCATGCCCTGCCCGTTTCGTATGCCATCAAGGAGCGCTTCCCCGAGGCACACCTGACGTGGGTCGTCGAAAAGCCCGCCTATCCGATCCTCGAGGACAATCCCTACATCGACGACATCATCCTCTTTGAAAAGGCAAAGTTCCGCAGCGTCAGCGGCTTCCTGCACGAGATCGGTCCCTTTCGCCGCCGCCTGCGCGCGCGGCGCTATAACGCCTCGCTCGATCTGCAGGGGCTGTTCAAATCGGCGGCAATCGTGTGGAATGCGGGCGCACGGCAGCGCGTCGGGACGGCGAATATGCGCGAGGGCGCGCATCTCGTGAGCCGTCCTGTGCGTGGTGCGCACGCAGCGGGGCACATCGTTGAGCGCTATCTCGATGTTGCACGTGCACTCGGCTGCACGGTCGATGAGGTGCGCTTTCCCGTCGCCGTATCCGAACGCGACCGAGCGGCAGCAGAGGCACTGCTTGCGCGCGAGGGCGTGCAGGATGGGCGCGCGTTTGTCGCCTTTGCCATCGGTGCGAACTGGCCGAACAAGCGCTGGCCTGTGGAGCATTTCGCCGCGCTTGCGGACAGGCTCTACCGCGCGCATTACGTCCCCATTCTCGTTGGCGGCGGGCGCCTCGATGAGACGCTTGCGCAGGACATCATGGCGGCGAGCGAGATTCCGCCCGTGAATCTCGTCGGGCGCACGAATCTGAAGCAGCTCGCGCATATCTTCACGCGCGCCGCGCTCGTCCTCGGCGGCGATACGGGACCCGTCCACCTCGCGGCGGGGCTCGGCACGCCGACCGTCATGCTCATGGGGCCGACCGACGCGAACCGCAACGGCCCGTACGGACAGCAGGAGAACGCCATCGAGGTCGACCGCCCCTGCCGCGCCTGTTGGAAACGCGCCTGCCCGAAGGGGCTGGACTGCCTCGCGGCGATTACGCCGGAGATGGTCGTGGAAAGAATGAGGCCGCTGCTTTCGCGGTAG
- the rfaD gene encoding ADP-glyceromanno-heptose 6-epimerase — MIIVTGGAGFIGSNLVHALNARGHKDILIVDDLADGENYKNLRGLHFIDYQQKDDFLHLIEEGDFDGTDIDAIFHEGACSDTMEYDVNYMMKVNYSYSKALLHFAMGARIPFFYASSASTYGGGKHGFTEGGRCEDALNPYAFSKLAFDRYVRQVIPEARSPIVGLKYFNVYGPQEHHKGKMASIFYQLYHQIMETGEARLFRGTDGLADGEQRRDFVYVGDVVRVNLHFFEHGGESGIYNCGTGVAHSYNEAARAVIAALGKGKIVYRDFPEVLRGKYQNYTQADTTALLAAGYDGGFTPMEEAVKEYCDFLTAGGYFPYAD; from the coding sequence ATGATTATCGTTACGGGCGGTGCCGGCTTTATCGGCAGCAATCTCGTCCACGCGCTGAACGCGCGCGGGCACAAGGACATCCTCATCGTTGACGATCTTGCGGACGGCGAGAACTATAAGAATCTGCGCGGGCTGCACTTCATCGACTACCAGCAGAAGGACGATTTCCTCCACCTCATCGAGGAGGGCGACTTCGACGGCACGGACATCGACGCGATCTTCCACGAGGGCGCGTGCTCGGATACGATGGAGTACGATGTCAACTACATGATGAAGGTGAACTACTCCTACTCCAAGGCCCTCCTGCACTTTGCGATGGGCGCGAGGATTCCATTCTTCTACGCCTCCTCCGCCTCGACCTACGGCGGCGGGAAGCACGGCTTCACCGAGGGCGGACGCTGCGAGGATGCGCTCAATCCCTATGCGTTCTCTAAGCTCGCGTTCGACCGCTATGTACGGCAGGTCATCCCCGAGGCGCGCAGCCCCATCGTCGGGCTGAAATACTTCAACGTCTACGGGCCGCAGGAGCATCACAAGGGGAAGATGGCGTCCATCTTCTACCAGCTCTACCATCAGATCATGGAGACGGGCGAGGCGCGTCTCTTCCGCGGAACGGACGGGCTGGCGGACGGCGAGCAGCGGCGTGACTTTGTCTACGTCGGGGATGTCGTGCGCGTCAACCTCCATTTCTTCGAGCACGGCGGCGAGAGCGGCATCTACAACTGCGGCACGGGCGTCGCACACAGCTACAACGAGGCGGCGCGTGCCGTCATCGCCGCGCTCGGCAAGGGCAAAATCGTCTACCGCGACTTCCCCGAGGTGCTGCGCGGCAAGTATCAGAACTACACGCAGGCAGATACGACCGCTCTCCTTGCGGCGGGCTACGACGGCGGCTTCACGCCGATGGAGGAGGCAGTCAAGGAATACTGCGACTTCCTGACGGCGGGCGGGTACTTCCCCTATGCCGACTAA
- a CDS encoding glycosyltransferase — protein sequence MKIAIFENIMTPGGHEVDFDRILVEELKALGHEIVFYVPEGFRFGMDYHTEVRHLSGGPVSYTHARGIGKLVISLRRTRRRFSWYRQLYQAAEAGAFDALIVPTATYRYLRALRHSVLRRSPVPVMFLHHGITPKDADSFFDAVHGLLEYPNIRPTVITFGDAIFGKRPENLRFIVPPTYIPRDIEAAPRMPVKEDEPVTIGFFGQFRREKRLEDLLNVYLAGHYTRPVRLLVQGSTMHAEDAEEFERIIAAYDGKGITFLHRGLIGAEWQRAIAGVDALLLPYSAERYRYQCSAVLFTAIGFQKPVLVSDDMNPAVFERFSVGETFPSGDSAALGRTLETFINEYDSRAPHWHHALEEAARYYAPSRVAAQIAAILAEKN from the coding sequence ATGAAAATTGCCATCTTTGAAAACATCATGACGCCCGGTGGTCACGAGGTCGACTTTGATCGTATTCTTGTGGAGGAACTGAAAGCGCTCGGACATGAGATCGTGTTCTATGTGCCCGAAGGCTTTCGTTTTGGAATGGACTATCATACAGAGGTGCGCCATCTCTCCGGCGGACCCGTTTCCTACACACATGCGCGCGGCATCGGGAAACTTGTGATCTCTCTCAGGCGCACGCGCCGTCGGTTCAGCTGGTATCGCCAACTCTATCAGGCGGCGGAGGCGGGAGCGTTTGATGCGCTCATCGTTCCGACGGCAACCTATCGTTATTTGCGTGCGCTTCGCCACAGCGTCCTGCGCCGCTCGCCTGTGCCCGTCATGTTTCTTCATCATGGAATCACGCCGAAGGACGCCGACTCCTTTTTCGATGCCGTACATGGGTTGCTGGAATATCCCAATATCCGACCGACGGTCATTACTTTTGGAGACGCTATCTTTGGGAAACGTCCCGAAAATCTGCGCTTCATCGTGCCGCCGACCTATATTCCGCGGGATATTGAAGCTGCTCCGCGCATGCCTGTCAAGGAGGATGAACCTGTTACCATCGGCTTCTTTGGACAGTTTCGCAGGGAAAAAAGGCTCGAGGATCTGCTCAATGTCTATCTTGCGGGACATTATACACGCCCCGTTCGCCTGCTTGTACAGGGATCGACGATGCACGCGGAGGATGCGGAGGAGTTCGAGCGCATCATCGCCGCCTATGACGGCAAGGGGATTACGTTCCTGCATCGCGGCTTGATCGGTGCGGAGTGGCAGCGCGCCATTGCGGGGGTGGATGCGCTCCTCCTGCCGTACTCGGCAGAGCGTTACCGCTACCAGTGCAGTGCAGTGCTCTTTACGGCGATTGGTTTTCAAAAACCCGTGCTCGTGAGCGATGATATGAATCCCGCTGTATTTGAACGGTTTTCTGTTGGGGAGACCTTTCCCAGCGGTGATTCCGCCGCACTCGGGCGGACGCTCGAGACCTTTATCAACGAATATGACAGCCGCGCGCCGCATTGGCACCATGCGCTCGAAGAGGCGGCGCGCTACTATGCACCGTCGCGTGTCGCCGCGCAGATTGCGGCGATCCTCGCAGAGAAAAATTGA
- a CDS encoding glycosyltransferase family 9 protein: MYRNILVINLMHLGDLMLVTPVLHTLRQNYPAARITLLADAKLADIVRENRNIDECLLIDKKGKDSSLLGILRFAWRLREKKYDLVVNLHRNERASALAALSGGKHIIGYAKPGFALLFDHVSPDQHMIMHEIHSHYAALRAAGVIDEITEAGLQMWLPPAAEEEAARLWAAHFAPEDKVIALNIGASWLTKRWVDEYFAEVADTYLARGYHIAVMGGPMDVEIVEHCRAQMRERDNERLHIFTGKVSLGVLAGLLRRCILFITTDSGPMHVGVAMHVPVLCMFGASPIPGFYPYDARSISVRAPVPCHPCRIHECPLTGEEHMKCMKGMPSDLIIRYADQMLAECGEQPAYALAAPTAFETRVVEQVDGTFVLAPEGAAARVVRPVMPAGLKAHGFD; this comes from the coding sequence TTGTACCGAAACATTCTCGTCATCAACCTCATGCACCTCGGCGACCTGATGCTCGTGACGCCCGTGCTGCACACGCTGCGGCAGAACTATCCCGCCGCGCGCATCACCCTGCTCGCGGATGCGAAACTCGCGGACATCGTGCGGGAGAATCGGAACATCGACGAATGCCTCCTGATCGACAAGAAGGGGAAGGACAGCAGTCTCCTCGGCATCCTGCGCTTTGCATGGCGGCTGCGGGAAAAGAAATACGATCTCGTTGTCAATCTCCACCGCAACGAACGCGCCTCGGCACTCGCGGCACTCAGCGGCGGCAAGCACATCATTGGTTATGCCAAGCCCGGCTTTGCGCTCCTCTTTGACCATGTCAGTCCCGATCAGCATATGATTATGCACGAGATCCACTCGCACTATGCGGCTCTGCGCGCGGCGGGCGTAATCGACGAGATTACGGAGGCAGGGCTCCAGATGTGGCTGCCCCCTGCGGCAGAGGAGGAAGCGGCGCGCCTCTGGGCGGCGCATTTCGCGCCGGAGGACAAGGTGATCGCACTCAACATCGGCGCGAGCTGGCTGACAAAGCGGTGGGTGGACGAATACTTTGCGGAGGTGGCGGATACCTACCTCGCGCGCGGCTATCACATTGCCGTCATGGGCGGGCCGATGGATGTGGAGATTGTCGAGCACTGCCGCGCACAGATGCGGGAGCGCGACAACGAGCGCCTGCACATCTTTACGGGGAAGGTCAGCCTCGGCGTTCTCGCAGGGCTCCTGCGGCGCTGCATCCTCTTCATCACGACAGACTCAGGTCCTATGCACGTCGGCGTTGCAATGCATGTGCCCGTCCTCTGTATGTTTGGCGCGTCACCCATCCCCGGTTTCTACCCGTACGATGCGCGCAGCATCTCCGTGCGCGCGCCCGTGCCGTGCCACCCCTGCCGCATTCACGAATGCCCGCTCACGGGCGAGGAGCATATGAAGTGCATGAAGGGAATGCCGTCCGACCTCATCATCCGCTATGCCGACCAGATGCTTGCGGAGTGCGGGGAGCAGCCCGCCTATGCGCTTGCGGCACCGACGGCGTTCGAGACGCGGGTCGTGGAGCAGGTGGACGGCACGTTTGTCCTTGCACCGGAGGGGGCGGCGGCACGCGTCGTCCGCCCCGTGATGCCCGCAGGGCTGAAAGCACACGGTTTCGATTGA
- the gmhB gene encoding D-glycero-beta-D-manno-heptose 1,7-bisphosphate 7-phosphatase, which produces MPTKAIFFDRDGTLNVDVHYLHEPEKFVWIEGAIEAIRWANEHGYLVIVVTNQSGIARGYYDEAAVHRLHDWMNAELAAHGAHIDAFYYCPHHIEGKLPAYAKSCDCRKPAPGMILRAIAEHDIDPAASWMFGDAESDVAAAENAGVKGVRYTGGSLVDCVRRAIEQEE; this is translated from the coding sequence ATGCCGACTAAGGCGATCTTCTTTGACCGCGACGGCACGCTCAACGTCGACGTGCACTATCTCCACGAGCCTGAGAAGTTCGTCTGGATCGAGGGCGCAATCGAAGCGATTCGCTGGGCGAATGAACACGGCTATCTCGTCATCGTCGTCACGAACCAGAGCGGCATCGCGCGCGGCTACTACGACGAGGCTGCCGTGCACAGACTCCACGACTGGATGAATGCGGAGCTTGCCGCGCATGGTGCGCACATCGACGCATTCTACTACTGCCCCCACCATATAGAGGGAAAGCTCCCCGCCTATGCGAAGAGCTGCGACTGCCGCAAGCCTGCGCCCGGCATGATTCTGCGCGCGATTGCGGAGCACGATATCGACCCTGCCGCCTCGTGGATGTTCGGCGATGCGGAGAGCGATGTTGCTGCTGCTGAAAATGCGGGGGTGAAGGGAGTACGGTATACGGGGGGGAGTCTCGTGGACTGTGTGCGGCGTGCTATAGAACAAGAGGAATAA
- the rfaE1 gene encoding D-glycero-beta-D-manno-heptose-7-phosphate kinase codes for MDMAKIRATVAEKSVRSNILVVGDVMLDKYYSGEVTRISPEAPVPITHVTGTRETLGGAANVAHNLALLGTNVSIAGYVGDDAHCKSLLEKFAARGIDYAGLVHTDRPTTTKIRIIGGHQQMLRLDFEDASPIDGAYAEQYLSYIDQKLNESMDCVIISDYGKGACTEFACQHIIRAAHDHGVPVIVDPKGAQWAKYRDADYLTPNIKEINEIMLEPISNDNFEVEKAARYAIRKFGIRNVVLTRSSKGLSLIHGEEVAHIPTRAQEVFDVSGAGDTVIAVFGLALAGGLKPADGAYLANVAASVVVSKLGTYAVSREELLQVLDRQEVANS; via the coding sequence ATGGATATGGCAAAGATCCGCGCAACCGTTGCGGAGAAGAGTGTACGCAGCAACATTCTCGTTGTCGGCGATGTCATGCTCGATAAGTATTACTCGGGCGAGGTCACGCGCATTTCGCCCGAGGCGCCCGTGCCGATCACGCACGTGACGGGCACGCGCGAGACCCTCGGCGGTGCGGCGAACGTCGCGCACAACCTCGCGCTGCTCGGGACGAATGTGAGCATTGCGGGCTATGTCGGCGATGACGCGCACTGCAAGAGCCTCCTTGAGAAATTCGCCGCGCGCGGGATTGACTACGCGGGGCTGGTTCACACGGATCGCCCGACCACGACGAAGATTCGCATCATCGGCGGGCATCAGCAGATGCTCCGCCTCGACTTCGAGGATGCCAGCCCGATTGACGGCGCGTATGCGGAGCAGTATCTCTCGTATATCGATCAAAAACTCAACGAGAGCATGGACTGCGTCATCATCTCGGACTATGGCAAGGGCGCGTGCACGGAGTTTGCATGCCAGCACATCATCCGCGCGGCGCACGATCACGGCGTGCCCGTCATCGTTGACCCGAAGGGCGCACAGTGGGCGAAATACCGCGATGCCGACTATCTCACGCCGAACATCAAGGAAATCAACGAGATCATGCTCGAGCCGATTTCGAATGACAACTTCGAGGTCGAAAAGGCGGCGCGCTATGCCATCCGCAAGTTCGGCATCCGCAATGTTGTCCTCACGCGCTCGTCAAAGGGGCTTTCGCTCATCCACGGCGAGGAGGTCGCGCACATTCCGACGCGCGCACAGGAGGTATTTGATGTCTCGGGTGCGGGTGATACGGTGATCGCTGTGTTCGGACTCGCACTCGCGGGCGGACTGAAGCCTGCGGACGGCGCGTATCTCGCGAATGTTGCGGCGAGCGTTGTTGTCTCGAAACTTGGAACGTATGCGGTGAGCAGGGAGGAACTGCTGCAGGTGCTCGACCGTCAGGAGGTGGCAAATTCATGA